The Agarilytica rhodophyticola genome has a window encoding:
- the otnK gene encoding 3-oxo-tetronate kinase, producing MSLLLGCIADDITGATDIALSLKRQGMRVVQTLGVPTTALMATADAVVVALKTRSIDPKLAVEASLEAIDWLHTLGTQQFYFKYCSTFDSDSQGNIGPVAEALLEYLDSDFTVVCPSFPTNHRTVYQGHLFVKQQLLAESSMRHHPITPMSDSNLVRLLDQQISDKAKTGLIPLNRVIEGSEAIAQDIAHLKEKNYRFAITDAISDTDLLNIAKACSDLPLVTGGSALAMGLANNYRQKNLLSNNSDDVILNSVEGHVAILVGSCSSSTQQQVKAASAHYPVISIDPIALSNQSLTIEELTQQALKILEKSTVIITSTATPEIIERMQSTLGKEHVSTLLEETFGLLGKRLVAAGIKKIIVAGGETSGAVSKALAIRQLSIGPQIDPGVPWTHHLGTDKLFLAFKSGNFGDENFFQKAVEMIA from the coding sequence ATGTCCTTACTTCTCGGTTGTATCGCCGACGATATCACCGGCGCAACAGATATTGCGTTGAGTTTAAAACGCCAGGGAATGCGTGTTGTGCAAACTTTGGGAGTGCCGACCACTGCGCTCATGGCGACAGCTGATGCGGTTGTTGTTGCACTAAAGACACGCTCTATAGACCCCAAATTAGCTGTAGAGGCTTCGTTAGAAGCCATTGACTGGCTACATACGCTAGGAACACAACAGTTTTACTTCAAATATTGTTCGACATTTGATTCTGATTCACAAGGTAACATCGGTCCTGTAGCAGAAGCACTACTGGAATATTTAGACAGCGATTTTACTGTTGTTTGTCCCTCATTTCCCACCAATCACAGAACGGTGTATCAGGGGCACTTGTTTGTTAAACAGCAGTTATTAGCAGAATCCAGTATGCGTCATCACCCTATTACCCCTATGTCAGATTCAAACCTTGTGCGTCTACTCGATCAGCAAATATCAGACAAAGCGAAAACCGGCTTAATCCCGTTAAATAGGGTAATCGAAGGCTCAGAGGCTATAGCGCAGGATATTGCTCATTTAAAAGAAAAAAATTATCGCTTTGCTATTACCGACGCAATATCCGATACCGATTTGCTTAATATTGCTAAAGCCTGCAGTGATCTGCCACTCGTCACCGGCGGTTCTGCTCTGGCAATGGGATTAGCCAATAATTATCGACAAAAGAATTTATTATCAAATAATAGCGACGACGTTATTTTAAATAGTGTCGAAGGTCATGTGGCTATTTTAGTCGGCAGCTGCTCTAGCTCTACGCAACAACAAGTAAAAGCAGCCTCAGCGCACTACCCGGTTATATCAATTGATCCCATAGCATTAAGTAATCAATCATTAACGATTGAAGAGCTGACACAACAAGCACTAAAGATACTGGAAAAAAGTACGGTCATTATTACCTCCACCGCAACTCCAGAAATCATTGAACGAATGCAATCAACACTCGGCAAAGAACATGTCAGTACATTGCTAGAAGAAACTTTTGGTCTATTAGGTAAGCGCCTAGTAGCAGCGGGAATAAAAAAAATAATCGTTGCCGGTGGAGAAACTTCTGGCGCGGTTTCTAAAGCTTTAGCCATTAGACAATTAAGCATTGGCCCGCAAATCGACCCGGGCGTTCCATGGACGCACCACTTGGGCACTGATAAATTATTTCTCGCTTTTAAATCGGGCAACTTTGGCGACGAAAACTTCTTTCAAAAAGCAGTGGAGATGATAGCTTGA
- a CDS encoding TonB-dependent receptor plug domain-containing protein — protein MNKCVVYRKLRLRLLISGILAAQSAAYVQGAWAQTINEEALSSEEEVLVLGSRRAGRDVINSAVPVDVISARDIERTGFTQTVELLQSLVPSFSTSKNSITDATDYVRPAQLRGLGPEHVLVLVNGKRRHISSVVHDNEQARGSVNVDLNSIPPSSIASIEVLRDGAAAQYGSDAIAGVININLKKSTKLEMGATFGSNFSSEDRGYRAGESLNGNNTDASLLTSGPGGFALDWTNNPSKKDHRDGETAIYHIAKGFEVGAEGILHLSLQYWHQEGSSRNGVDPNFQYFGVDPDGNLTFDRAAIAATNADNDPSNDIRIDPREIGFDRDENWWFGKSELTDVSSFVNFDLPIGDNKTFYTFGGVSRRKGRGPCFWREPASNNNVRSINPDGYLPNVKPVIKDTSLAVGLKGNFGEYNYDISQTFGHNDFNFKGSTLNVSLGNDSPTEFDGGGTKFRQLTTNIDITRSFDIGAASALNFAFGSEYRNEQYEIYEGQPEAYTNGGVPVLDGPNAGATATVGTQCVQSFHRVDNIKEGRNNVAFYIDAEVDWTENFTVGAAIRFEDYSDFGSTTTGKLSSRYALTENAGLRAAISTGFRAPALQQQFYSNRSLQSTPAGNLSQTGTFPVNTSIAQALGAQPLEAEESQSISLGYTYERDSFSLTVDAYQVTVDDRILLSEQFAGTGLPEFLDSLTTNPDLQGIQRLNYFINGLDTTTQGLDVIAKYQPALDINGTVDLTLAFNRNDTEIDRIAETPSQLQPFTEQAILGHTNINNIEQAAPKTASHFTIDYQQDYFSVVWRTSYYGSIIAAERFAGDDPVNDQKYDGEFIHNAEFSISGDNGLVFSLGANNLLDTYPDKRFKSQSRWGILPYSGYVPYGFTGRYIYGRINWSWDG, from the coding sequence ATGAACAAGTGTGTTGTTTATCGGAAGTTACGTTTGCGTCTGCTCATAAGTGGAATTCTTGCCGCTCAGAGTGCTGCTTACGTGCAGGGAGCTTGGGCACAAACAATTAACGAAGAGGCACTTAGCAGCGAAGAAGAAGTTCTTGTGCTTGGTTCCCGTCGCGCAGGCCGAGATGTTATCAATTCTGCGGTGCCAGTAGATGTAATATCTGCTAGGGACATTGAGCGCACCGGTTTCACTCAAACCGTTGAGTTATTGCAATCGCTTGTGCCTTCCTTCAGTACATCTAAAAATAGTATCACCGACGCAACAGACTATGTTCGCCCTGCACAATTGCGAGGACTGGGCCCTGAACATGTTTTAGTACTAGTTAACGGCAAGCGCCGGCATATTTCATCTGTAGTTCACGACAACGAGCAAGCGCGGGGGTCTGTAAACGTCGACCTCAACAGTATTCCCCCCTCTTCTATCGCCAGTATAGAAGTATTAAGAGATGGTGCGGCAGCACAATACGGTTCCGATGCCATCGCAGGTGTGATTAATATTAATTTAAAAAAATCTACCAAGTTAGAAATGGGCGCGACTTTTGGTAGCAACTTCAGTAGCGAAGATCGTGGTTACAGAGCAGGTGAGTCACTCAATGGCAATAATACCGATGCCTCATTACTTACCAGCGGGCCAGGTGGATTCGCTTTAGACTGGACAAATAACCCTTCTAAAAAAGATCATCGAGATGGTGAGACCGCTATTTATCATATTGCCAAAGGATTCGAAGTGGGTGCAGAAGGCATCTTACATTTATCTTTACAATACTGGCACCAAGAAGGTTCAAGTCGTAATGGTGTCGATCCAAATTTTCAATATTTTGGCGTCGACCCGGACGGCAACTTAACATTTGATCGTGCGGCAATCGCCGCTACCAACGCTGATAATGACCCAAGCAATGATATTCGAATAGATCCGAGAGAAATTGGTTTTGATCGCGATGAAAATTGGTGGTTCGGTAAAAGTGAACTGACCGACGTTAGTTCATTTGTTAACTTTGACTTACCCATAGGCGACAATAAAACATTTTATACCTTCGGCGGTGTTAGCCGAAGAAAAGGCCGCGGTCCTTGTTTTTGGCGTGAACCTGCAAGTAATAATAATGTTCGCTCGATCAACCCCGATGGCTATCTACCCAATGTAAAACCGGTTATTAAAGATACTTCTTTAGCTGTTGGATTAAAAGGTAACTTCGGCGAATACAATTACGATATTAGCCAGACTTTTGGGCACAATGATTTTAATTTCAAAGGTTCTACATTAAATGTGTCCTTAGGCAATGACTCGCCTACAGAATTTGACGGTGGTGGAACTAAGTTTAGGCAACTTACCACCAATATTGATATCACCCGTAGTTTTGATATTGGTGCAGCTTCTGCATTGAACTTTGCCTTTGGTTCTGAGTATCGCAACGAGCAATATGAGATCTACGAAGGGCAACCAGAAGCCTATACCAATGGCGGTGTACCTGTTTTGGACGGGCCTAACGCCGGCGCCACCGCCACGGTTGGAACTCAATGTGTACAGTCTTTCCACCGTGTCGACAATATTAAAGAAGGCCGTAACAACGTTGCTTTTTACATCGATGCAGAAGTGGATTGGACCGAGAATTTTACTGTTGGCGCAGCTATTCGATTTGAAGATTATTCCGATTTTGGCAGCACTACCACAGGTAAGCTTTCCAGCCGCTACGCACTTACCGAGAATGCTGGGTTGCGTGCAGCAATAAGTACAGGCTTTCGAGCACCAGCACTACAACAACAGTTTTATTCTAATCGATCTTTACAATCGACACCGGCAGGTAATTTATCGCAGACAGGCACCTTCCCCGTGAATACTTCGATTGCTCAGGCATTGGGAGCACAACCTCTTGAAGCCGAAGAATCGCAAAGTATTAGCCTGGGTTATACCTATGAGCGAGATAGTTTTTCCTTAACGGTGGACGCTTACCAAGTAACCGTTGATGACCGTATTCTTTTATCTGAGCAGTTTGCAGGTACGGGCTTACCAGAGTTTCTGGACTCATTGACTACTAATCCTGACTTACAAGGCATTCAACGCTTAAATTATTTTATTAATGGTTTAGATACCACAACACAAGGGCTAGATGTGATTGCCAAGTACCAACCAGCGCTTGATATCAACGGCACTGTTGACTTGACTCTCGCGTTTAATCGTAATGATACTGAAATTGATAGAATTGCTGAAACGCCTTCACAGCTTCAACCTTTTACTGAGCAGGCAATTCTAGGCCATACGAATATTAATAATATTGAGCAAGCGGCACCTAAAACTGCATCTCATTTTACGATTGATTACCAGCAGGATTATTTTTCCGTAGTATGGCGAACATCATACTACGGCTCCATTATTGCAGCTGAACGTTTTGCCGGAGATGATCCAGTGAACGATCAAAAATACGATGGCGAGTTTATTCATAACGCCGAATTTAGCATCAGTGGCGACAATGGTTTAGTGTTCTCCTTGGGCGCAAACAATCTACTGGACACTTATCCTGATAAACGTTTTAAATCCCAATCTCGCTGGGGCATTCTGCCCTATTCTGGTTACGTTCCGTATGGCTTCACAGGCCGCTATATTTACGGAAGAATAAACTGGAGCTGGGACGGTTAA
- a CDS encoding porin, whose amino-acid sequence MKKIFLFSTILTTSICAHAEIRINGFANMIGGLTSNEDVLFDYDDDLSFDQDSLFAVQVSGDVNDSYTATAQIVARGENSYEAEFEWAYITHEFNDSTSVSLGRIRVPLFKYSSTLEVGYSYHWIRPPEPVYDVSFNTIEGIRVDHNGYSGDWEYNLQLFTGSFKGNVVLGGLDSPQDIRNIIGGSAVLQRDWFSARIALSRATLSIDAPVFDPLFTGLTQAGFGDFTETLRLRDDSGQFAEVSIEVDKNSWFVSGEFTRRGVDDSFLPEQDSYYITGGLRIGSFTPHLTYIKHDGDPKFITEASTLPEPLRTITIGALTGRGIDTTTITAGLRYDVDTSVALKIDLTQQDNDFNRADTSSTLLRFGINYIF is encoded by the coding sequence ATGAAAAAGATATTTTTATTTTCAACAATATTAACCACATCTATTTGTGCCCATGCTGAAATTAGGATCAACGGGTTTGCCAATATGATTGGCGGTCTTACAAGTAATGAAGATGTTTTATTTGATTACGACGACGACTTATCATTTGACCAAGACAGTTTGTTTGCTGTACAGGTAAGTGGTGATGTTAATGATTCCTATACTGCTACAGCACAAATTGTCGCACGTGGTGAGAATAGTTACGAGGCTGAATTCGAATGGGCTTATATTACTCACGAATTTAATGATAGTACGAGTGTCAGTCTTGGCCGAATACGTGTTCCATTATTTAAATATTCCTCTACCCTAGAGGTGGGTTACTCGTATCACTGGATTCGTCCCCCCGAGCCGGTGTATGACGTTTCATTTAATACTATTGAAGGAATTAGAGTTGATCACAACGGTTATAGCGGAGACTGGGAATACAACCTTCAGCTCTTTACTGGGTCATTTAAAGGTAATGTTGTGCTTGGAGGCTTAGATTCCCCGCAAGATATACGCAATATCATAGGGGGGTCAGCCGTCCTACAAAGAGATTGGTTCAGCGCAAGGATAGCGCTTTCAAGAGCGACACTATCCATAGATGCCCCTGTTTTTGACCCTCTATTTACAGGCTTAACACAAGCAGGCTTTGGAGATTTTACTGAAACACTGCGACTTAGAGATGATAGCGGGCAATTCGCTGAGGTGAGTATTGAAGTAGATAAGAATAGCTGGTTTGTCTCTGGTGAATTCACCAGAAGAGGCGTAGACGATTCATTTCTACCAGAACAGGATTCCTATTATATTACAGGCGGACTTCGTATCGGCTCATTCACGCCTCACCTTACCTATATCAAACACGATGGTGATCCGAAATTTATTACCGAAGCCTCTACGTTACCAGAACCTCTGAGAACAATAACAATAGGGGCATTGACCGGACGCGGTATCGATACTACAACAATTACCGCAGGCCTAAGATACGATGTGGACACCAGCGTGGCTTTAAAAATAGACCTTACACAACAGGACAATGATTTCAATCGCGCGGATACTAGCAGTACGCTGTTGCGCTTTGGCATCAATTATATTTTCTAG
- a CDS encoding phosphate ABC transporter substrate-binding protein → MLVKNISKKLTILFAYGVISIPCLADVVLVIHPSNDSTLDAKEVKRIFLGKAKKFSNGKEAIPINQVEGSAARESFDSTVLGRSSNQVSAYWSKLVFTGKGIPPKEVENDAAVIALIAENANAVGYVDESSVSASVKAIKLK, encoded by the coding sequence ATGCTCGTTAAAAACATCTCAAAAAAACTCACAATTTTATTTGCATACGGCGTTATTTCTATACCATGCTTAGCCGATGTGGTTCTTGTCATTCACCCATCAAATGATTCAACACTCGACGCCAAAGAAGTAAAACGAATATTTTTAGGAAAAGCCAAAAAGTTTTCCAACGGTAAAGAAGCTATACCAATTAATCAAGTAGAAGGCAGTGCAGCCAGGGAATCTTTCGACTCAACCGTCCTTGGCCGTAGCTCCAATCAAGTATCGGCCTATTGGTCTAAATTGGTTTTCACCGGGAAGGGAATTCCTCCTAAAGAGGTAGAAAATGATGCCGCTGTTATTGCTCTTATTGCTGAGAATGCCAACGCTGTTGGTTATGTCGATGAAAGCTCAGTCAGTGCATCTGTTAAAGCTATCAAACTTAAATAA
- a CDS encoding MFS transporter: protein MNNTKTHSVDHSNEVAPKVPLRYWIVVATFLLSVLLYIDRICVSVAKESIVSDLSLTDKEMGWVLSAFALGYALFQAPSGWLADRFGPRKILTTVVILWSLFTALTAAAYNYMSMLIVRFLFGAGEAGAFPSISRVNFSWIPIEERGLVTGINFSGSRLGAAFALPTLAWLIAVIGWKVTFVVLGLIGVFWALLWFWFFRDEPQSHPFISTHEKHHILEKRQKNTTTTSSINVSTLFGSGNMWLVMMQYFCSNFIFYFSLTWLYPHLKAKYALDSVSAGLYASLPLIMGACGNWLSGWWVDRIYAKNQWQLSRRLPAMVGFACAAIGLVCSLYMENVIGAVLFLSLAIFGADMTLSPSWSFCVDIGKNNAGTVSGTMNMAGNVGAFVTSLAFPYLKDWFGSVTPFFLIGAGLCVMGILCWSKMDAEKPLT from the coding sequence ATGAATAACACTAAAACACATTCTGTCGATCATAGTAATGAAGTAGCACCAAAAGTGCCATTGCGCTACTGGATCGTGGTTGCTACATTTTTATTATCTGTTTTATTGTATATCGATAGAATTTGCGTCTCAGTGGCGAAAGAATCCATCGTCAGTGATTTGAGCTTAACAGATAAGGAGATGGGTTGGGTGCTATCGGCATTTGCCCTCGGATATGCACTTTTTCAAGCGCCTTCAGGCTGGCTAGCGGATAGATTCGGTCCACGAAAAATTTTAACCACTGTTGTTATTCTGTGGTCGTTATTTACCGCCTTAACCGCAGCGGCCTATAATTATATGTCGATGCTGATCGTAAGGTTTTTATTTGGCGCCGGCGAAGCTGGTGCATTTCCATCCATATCACGTGTTAACTTTTCTTGGATACCCATTGAAGAAAGAGGCCTTGTTACAGGCATTAACTTTTCAGGCTCACGCTTAGGCGCAGCTTTTGCTCTGCCAACCCTCGCCTGGCTTATCGCCGTTATCGGTTGGAAAGTCACCTTCGTAGTGCTGGGATTAATCGGTGTATTCTGGGCTTTATTATGGTTTTGGTTTTTTCGTGATGAGCCACAGTCTCATCCATTTATAAGTACCCACGAAAAACATCATATCTTGGAAAAAAGGCAAAAAAACACCACCACAACATCAAGCATAAATGTCTCCACATTATTCGGCTCAGGCAATATGTGGTTGGTGATGATGCAATATTTTTGTAGTAATTTTATTTTCTATTTCTCTCTTACTTGGCTCTACCCTCACCTCAAAGCCAAATATGCTTTAGATTCCGTTTCAGCGGGCTTATATGCTTCATTACCACTAATTATGGGCGCTTGTGGTAACTGGTTATCAGGCTGGTGGGTAGATCGTATCTATGCAAAAAACCAATGGCAACTATCGCGCCGACTGCCCGCCATGGTCGGTTTTGCTTGTGCCGCTATCGGTTTGGTATGTAGTTTATATATGGAAAATGTAATCGGTGCAGTTTTATTTTTATCACTTGCAATTTTTGGCGCAGATATGACCTTAAGTCCCTCTTGGTCATTTTGTGTAGACATTGGTAAAAATAATGCAGGCACAGTTTCAGGGACTATGAATATGGCGGGTAACGTGGGCGCTTTCGTTACATCCTTGGCCTTTCCTTATTTAAAAGATTGGTTTGGTTCAGTCACACCTTTCTTCCTTATAGGCGCTGGTTTATGTGTTATGGGAATACTATGTTGGTCCAAGATGGATGCTGAAAAACCTTTAACCTGA
- a CDS encoding isocitrate/isopropylmalate dehydrogenase family protein: MTDLPKFNIAVLAGDGIGPEVMQPCIEILDIVCKNVGGFELSYTHIEAGAGYYQKSGESISQTALSQARQADAILLAAMGLPDVRYQDGTEISPQIELREKLNLYAGVRPIKTMPGLTPVLSDKRAEDLDFVLIRESTEGLFAARNTGVVERDEVALDTMKITRATSERLFDFSFRLAQRRKSQGKTGRLTCVDKANVISGFAFFRKIFDERAVSFPDIATDYSYVDAMGLNFIKRPWEFDVLVTENMFGDILSDVGAALMGGMGMAPSADIGDTHAVFQPCHGSAPDIAGQGKANPTAMFLSASMMLDWLGDQHNCQACIDASKQLTDAIENTYREGCVPYELGGSNGTKDITNAVITQLQRQ; the protein is encoded by the coding sequence ATGACTGATTTGCCAAAGTTTAATATAGCAGTATTGGCTGGTGACGGAATCGGACCGGAAGTAATGCAACCATGTATCGAAATACTTGATATTGTTTGCAAAAACGTTGGTGGATTCGAACTGAGCTACACCCATATTGAAGCGGGAGCGGGATACTACCAAAAAAGTGGCGAATCTATTTCACAAACAGCATTATCGCAAGCACGCCAAGCGGATGCTATTTTATTAGCCGCGATGGGACTGCCAGATGTACGCTACCAAGATGGCACTGAAATTTCGCCACAAATAGAATTACGAGAAAAACTAAATCTGTATGCCGGCGTTCGCCCTATTAAAACGATGCCGGGATTAACACCTGTACTCAGTGATAAAAGAGCAGAAGATCTCGACTTCGTTCTTATTCGTGAATCAACCGAAGGCCTTTTCGCCGCGCGCAATACAGGTGTGGTTGAACGAGACGAAGTTGCATTGGATACCATGAAAATTACTCGCGCTACCAGTGAGCGCCTTTTTGATTTCAGCTTTCGTTTAGCACAACGTCGCAAGTCTCAAGGTAAAACTGGGCGTTTAACCTGTGTTGACAAAGCTAACGTCATCAGCGGCTTTGCTTTTTTTAGAAAAATATTTGATGAGCGCGCCGTTAGCTTTCCCGATATCGCAACAGATTATTCTTACGTCGATGCCATGGGTCTTAACTTTATTAAACGCCCCTGGGAGTTTGATGTATTAGTCACGGAAAATATGTTTGGCGACATACTTTCGGATGTGGGTGCCGCTCTAATGGGGGGTATGGGCATGGCGCCATCGGCAGATATAGGTGACACACATGCAGTATTTCAACCTTGTCATGGCAGTGCTCCCGATATTGCCGGACAAGGCAAAGCGAATCCTACGGCAATGTTTCTCTCTGCTAGCATGATGTTGGATTGGCTCGGCGACCAACATAATTGCCAGGCCTGTATCGATGCTTCAAAACAGCTTACAGACGCTATCGAAAATACTTATCGCGAAGGTTGTGTTCCTTACGAACTAGGGGGCAGCAATGGCACAAAAGACATTACTAATGCCGTCATAACACAATTACAGCGCCAATAA
- a CDS encoding putative quinol monooxygenase: MFVVAVIFTIKSEKIEIFKEKIMQQAKNSLEHEDGCHQFDICTTTEQPKVFFLYEVYSTKESFDVHLNSRHFQIFDDETASWVEDKKVNTWTRI; the protein is encoded by the coding sequence ATGTTTGTTGTTGCAGTGATATTTACTATCAAGAGTGAAAAAATAGAAATATTTAAAGAAAAAATAATGCAACAAGCGAAAAACTCACTCGAGCATGAAGATGGGTGCCATCAATTTGATATCTGTACTACTACAGAACAGCCCAAAGTATTTTTCTTGTACGAAGTGTACAGCACTAAAGAAAGTTTCGACGTTCATCTAAATTCACGACACTTTCAAATCTTTGATGACGAAACCGCCTCTTGGGTCGAAGATAAAAAGGTTAACACCTGGACACGCATATAA
- the otnC gene encoding 3-oxo-tetronate 4-phosphate decarboxylase: protein MKTENQWRERIVMHGQSLYQRGLGPGSSGNISVRLEDGLLVTPTNSCLGRLDPDRISKINMQGEHISGDKPSKEAFLHLLMYRQRPQDSAVVHLHSTYSVAASCCSDLDPDNVLPAITAYYTMKIGKLPLIPYFKPGDKALAEAVAKVADKRHAVLLANHGPVVAGKTLDNAVYAMEELEETAKLYFLLQNHKTRFLSPQQIEELLEAFPD, encoded by the coding sequence TTGAAGACAGAAAACCAATGGCGTGAACGCATCGTTATGCACGGCCAATCTTTATATCAACGAGGGCTAGGGCCCGGCAGCTCGGGTAATATCAGTGTGCGCCTAGAAGACGGTTTACTGGTTACTCCCACCAATTCATGTTTGGGGCGTTTAGACCCCGATCGCATTTCAAAGATAAATATGCAAGGCGAACATATAAGTGGCGACAAGCCCTCAAAGGAAGCCTTCTTACATTTACTCATGTATCGCCAGCGACCACAAGATAGTGCAGTAGTACACCTACACTCGACCTACTCTGTTGCCGCATCCTGCTGCAGCGATCTCGATCCAGATAATGTGTTGCCAGCCATAACGGCTTACTACACCATGAAAATTGGCAAGCTACCATTAATTCCCTATTTCAAACCTGGTGATAAAGCTCTAGCAGAAGCAGTAGCGAAAGTAGCCGATAAGCGTCATGCAGTTCTGCTGGCCAACCATGGGCCGGTTGTCGCGGGAAAAACCCTAGATAATGCTGTTTACGCCATGGAAGAATTAGAAGAAACTGCCAAGCTATATTTTCTTTTGCAAAATCATAAGACACGTTTTTTATCTCCTCAGCAAATAGAAGAGTTACTCGAGGCATTTCCTGACTAA
- a CDS encoding GntR family transcriptional regulator — MKEISKQQEGGNISRVDWVYDEVKSRILNNVFPPGFQALEPEVAKLLGVSRTPVREALIRLEKEGLIELVPRRGMRVVPLVPDDMREIYQLLTCLEAMAAELAAKKELKPKDLKPMEDAVLAMEHALLEDDLDAWAKADENFHRSLLEMCGNRRLTTIALNVWDQVHRARLITLRLRPKPTQSSKEHQMVLEAIRKGDAELARDTHYQHRIRSQITLMEILEKYKLPQL, encoded by the coding sequence ATGAAAGAGATAAGTAAGCAGCAAGAGGGAGGTAATATTTCCCGTGTGGACTGGGTGTACGATGAGGTGAAAAGCCGCATCCTTAACAACGTTTTTCCTCCAGGGTTTCAGGCGCTAGAGCCTGAGGTGGCGAAATTGCTGGGAGTGAGTCGTACACCAGTGAGAGAAGCCCTCATACGTTTGGAAAAAGAAGGTTTAATTGAGCTTGTGCCCAGGAGGGGGATGAGGGTTGTGCCTCTAGTGCCTGATGATATGCGAGAAATTTATCAACTGCTCACCTGCTTAGAGGCTATGGCTGCCGAGTTGGCGGCGAAAAAGGAACTTAAGCCAAAGGATCTTAAGCCAATGGAAGACGCTGTGTTGGCCATGGAACACGCTTTGCTGGAAGATGATTTAGACGCGTGGGCGAAAGCCGATGAGAATTTTCATCGCTCTTTGTTAGAAATGTGTGGTAATCGACGCTTAACGACAATTGCGCTTAATGTCTGGGATCAGGTGCATCGCGCACGTTTGATTACATTGAGACTTAGGCCGAAACCCACACAATCAAGCAAAGAGCACCAAATGGTATTGGAAGCGATTCGCAAAGGGGATGCCGAGTTAGCACGGGATACTCACTATCAACACCGCATACGCTCACAAATAACACTAATGGAAATTTTAGAAAAATATAAACTGCCGCAGTTATAG